One Trachemys scripta elegans isolate TJP31775 chromosome 4, CAS_Tse_1.0, whole genome shotgun sequence genomic region harbors:
- the LOC117876842 gene encoding protein NYNRIN-like, whose amino-acid sequence MRVGDSDIDFLIDSGAARTAVNQPLQLPVADSLTVVGATGKGTKCPVYAPAECALGNRTLSHKLVYLPDCPTPLLGRDLLCRLGATLHFTQDEITLTLPPENAWIMTLATEPSAMQAPEWSQWEKRVFPLVWASGIPGKATRQTPVHIQLLPGKSPVQIKQYPIKREAREGLQETIDRFLECGVLRECQSAWNTPILPVRKPNGTYRLVQDLRAVNERVKTLHPLVPNPYTLLASIGGQYTHFSVLDLKDAFFTIPVDTQSQEIFSFEWEDNRRVKKQLCWTVLAQGFKNSPTLFGQALARDLEEWDNEDRVLLLQYVDDLLIAAVGLIPCLKATVSLLNFVGLRGYRVAKSKAQIALSEVRYLGFYIRQGERQLSSERKEAICQIPIPSNRKQLRAFLGMAGFCRIWIPEFGLWAKPLYECVKGADHDPFHWSPEADRAFKILKRKLMEAPALGLPDLAKPFQLYVHERRGVALGVLTQLLGTWKRPVAYFSKQLDQVAKGWPACLWAVAATALVLGEAEKLTLGGAVQVYTPHMVQALLDTKGGLWLTQARVARYQAKLVENPEVTLQTCPSLNPATLLPETEEQEHDCLEIIDVQYSSRPDLKDQPLPNADSEWYTDGSSTVVNGQRRAGYAIVSLHETVEAESLPAGTSAQLAELVALTRALELSKGKRVNIFTDSRYAFGVLHAHAGLWKQRGMLTAQGSPVKHGPQILRLLEAVQLPSEVAVIHCKAHQREDQDVAKGNARADREAKRAATLEPQEAEDAHMHALIPSVGELPTPQYSHEERNLANTLGLQEKEGWLHSTEGKILLPRNLLRPVLQKLHQSTHAGREALSQLMNKYFLTSGLRPLASQVQAECLVCQKNNPRPGVSVPPATLEPTPGPGLVWQIDFTEFPRTQGFRYLLVLVDRFSGWPEAFPCRNNTAKTVALKFVKEIIPRFGLPRWMESDNGTHFTSQVVQKISDALQIPWKLHTPWRPQASGVVERTNQTLKRHLSKVCQEASLKWPDALPLVLLRIRALPKGRVGLSPFEIMFGRAWPMNGTPVLAGEWEIGYGFLSQYMCSLSAV is encoded by the coding sequence ATGCGGGTGGGAGATTCAGACatagactttttaatagactctggagcTGCACGAACTGCTGTAAACcaacccctgcagctgcctgtggcagattccctcactgtggtgggtgccacagggaaaggaaccaagtgcccagtatatgctccagcggaatgtgctttgggaaacagaactctatcTCACAAACTGGTTTATCTCCCCGATTGTCCAACGCCTCTATTAGGACGggacctgctttgtcgcttaggtgccaccctgcatttcacccaaGATGAAATAACCCTCACTTTACCTccagagaatgcctggataatgacTCTTGCAactgagccctcagccatgcaagccccagagtggagccaGTGGGAAAAGCGGGTTTTTCCTTTGGTATGGGCATCAGGGATTCCAGGGAAGGCAACCCGTCAGACCCCtgttcatattcagcttctcccaGGAAAAAGCCCAGTGCAAATCAAACAGTATCCAATTaagagggaagccagagagggattGCAAGAGACTATAGATCGGTTCCTAGAGTGCGGTGTACTAcgagaatgccagtcagcttggaacacccCCATTCTGCCCGTGCGAAAGCCCAATGGCACATACCGGCTAGTTCAGGACCTGAGGGCAGTTAATGAGCGGGTTAAAACTCTGCACCCCCTTGTTCCAAACCCGTATAcactgttggcctctataggggggcagtACACCCATTTTTCTGTCCTGGATTTGAAGGATGCTTTCTTCACGATTCCGGTTGACACCCAgtctcaggagattttctccttcgagtgggaggacaacagaagggttaaaaagcagctctGTTGGACAGtgctggcccagggatttaaaaattcccccactctgttcggccaggccctggccagagacttggaggagtgggacaatgaagacagggtcctcctcctgcaatatgtggatgacttgttgattgctgctgtgggtctaatcccttgccttaaagccactgtgagcctcctgaactttgttggactccgaggatacAGGGTAGCTAAAAGCAAGGCTCAGATTGCTCTCTCAGAAGTACGGTATTTAGGATTTTACATCAGGCAGGGGGAACGTCAGCTTTCAAGTGAAAGAAAGGAAGCTATCTGTCAAATTCCTATTCCAAGCAATCGTAAACAACTCAGGGCGTTTCTGGGGATGGCAGGCTtctgcagaatatggatcccagagtttggactgtgggctaaacccttgtatgaatgtgttaagggagcggatcatgacccctttcactggtccccagaagcggacagggcatttaaaatcttaaaaaggaaactgatggaagccccagccctgggtctgccggACCTAGCTAAGCCattccaactgtatgtgcatgaacGGAGAGGGGTGGCtctgggagtgcttactcagttaCTAGGCACCTGGAAACGTCCcgtggcatatttctctaaacaactggatcaagttgcaAAGGGGTGGCCAGCATGCTTGTGGGCAGTCGCAGCAACTGcactagtgcttggggaagctgaaaaatTGACACTGGGAGGAGCTGTGCAAGTGTATACTCCCCATATGGTTCAAGCCCTGCTGGAtactaagggtggtctctggctcACACAGGCTCGAGTAGCTCGGTATCAGGCAAAACTTGTAGAAAATCCTGAAGTTACCCTACAGACCTGCCCCTCCCTTAACCCAGCCACCCTGTTACCGGAGACAGAGgagcaggaacatgactgtctggaaatcatAGATGTCCAATACTCCAGCCGCCCAGACTTAAAAGATCAACCCCTCCCTAATGCTGATTCTGAGTGGTATACTGACGGCAGTAGCACAGTTGTAAACGGACAAAGGAGGGCAGGCTATGCTATTGTATCGCTCCATGAAACCGTGGAAGCAGagagtttacctgctgggacatcagCCCAGCTGGCTGAATTGGTAGCCTTAACCCGTGCACTTGAACTGTCAAAAGGAAAAAGAGTTAACATTTTTACTGATTCCAGATATGCCTTTGGAGTACTACACGCTCATGCCGGTCTGTGGAAGCAAAGAGGAATGCTGACAGCCCAAGGTTCTCCAGTCAAACATGGGCCTCAAATTCTCCGGCTCTTAGAAGCAGTACAGCTCCCCTCAGAGGTAGCAGTGATACACTGCAAGGCTCATCAAAGAGAAGATCAAGATGTGGCTAAGGGTAATGCCAGGGCGGACAGAGAGGCCAAGCGAGCTGCTACCCTGGAACCCCAGGAAGCTGAAGATGCCCAtatgcatgccctcatcccatcagtgggGGAGCTCCCGACCCCTCAGTACTCTCACGAAGAAAGGAACCTAGCCAACACACTTGggctccaggaaaaggagggatggctccACTCCACGGAAGGAAAAATCCTCCTACCAAGGAATCTACTACGGCCAGTACTACAGAAACTACACCAGTCTACCCACGCAGGCAGGGAGGCTCTTTcccagcttatgaataaatattttctaacctctggacttaggCCTCTGGCCTCCCAGGTGCAGGCTGAATGTCtagtctgccaaaagaacaaccctcgaccaggagtgtcagtgccaccagccactctggagcctaccccaggcccaggactagtatggcaaatagactttactgagttccCCCGGACCCAAGGATTCAGATACCTTCTCGTCTTAGTGgatcgattcagcggatggcctgaagccttcccatgtcgtaacaacactgccaaaacggtggcTCTTAAGTTTGTTAAGGAGATCATTCCTCGCTTCGGACTTCCCAggtggatggaatctgacaacggaacacacttcacatctcaagttgTTCAGAAAATATCAGATgccctgcaaatcccctggaagctccacactccATGGCGACCACAGGCCAGTGGGGTggtggaacgcacaaatcagacacttaagcggcacctctcaaaggtctgccaagaggcttcccttaagtggcctgatgcCCTACCCCTTGTTTTGCTCCGCATTCGTGCTCTCCCAAAGGGCAGGGTAGGActcagtcccttcgagattatgtttggaagggcatggcctatgaatggtacaccggttctggcaggggagtgggagataGGTTATGGtttcttatctcagtacatgtgctctctgtctgctgtt